From one Phycodurus eques isolate BA_2022a chromosome 6, UOR_Pequ_1.1, whole genome shotgun sequence genomic stretch:
- the LOC133403720 gene encoding H-2 class I histocompatibility antigen, K-B alpha chain-like, with protein sequence MAATYALIAVSDEQGFKVNIEIAKECFDHTGGVHMIQVMSGCEWDDETDEGDGWNHHSYDGEDFLSLDVKTMTWIPAKQQAFITKHKWARNEYLNYYYTEYCPSYLKKHVTNGGDFLMRTVFPKVSLLQKRPSSPVTCHATGFYPFKLNRTVRQTL encoded by the exons TGATCGCTGTCAGTGATGAGCAGGGCTTCAAAGTCAACATTGAAATTGCAAAAGAGTGCTTCGACCACACTGGAG GTGTTCACATGATCCAGGTGATGTCTGGCTGTGAATGGGATGATGAGACTGACGAGGGTGACGGTTGGAATCACCACAGTTATGATGGAGAAGACTTCCTATCATTGGACGTGAAGACAATGACGTGGATCCCAGCTAAACAACAAGCTTTCATCACCAAGCACAAGTGGGCTCGAAATGAATACCTAAATTATTACTACACTGAGTATTGTCCTTCTTATTTGAAGAAGCATGTGACCAATGGGGGGGACTTCCTCATGAGAACAG tgtttcccaaggTGTCGCTCCTGCAGAAGAGACCGTCGTCGCCGGTCACCTGCCACGCAACAGGTTTCTACCCCTTCAAACTGaaccgaactgtgaggcagacgctctaa